A genome region from Myroides fluvii includes the following:
- the ccsA gene encoding cytochrome c biogenesis protein CcsA — translation MDKKIISFFSSTRLMAVLFIVFAVALALGTFIEDRYNTTTARILIYNTKWFELIMFIFLLNFIGNIKRYRLLSKEKWATLMLHAAFILIMIGAFITRYISFEGMMPIREGETADSIFSDKTFLTVMADGEYEGETRRRTFEMDQYFSQVTNNHFKMKKDFNGIPFEVEYKDFVMAAEEVIEADPNGTNFLKLVESGDGERHEHYLEEGKAASIHGILFGYNAPTEGAINITSENGEFFINSPFEGNYMVMADQSTGNVTANEKQPLNFRSLYTMAGTQFVLPELPMKGKTTVASNGDFKDQMTTDALIVTVRAQGQEKDVVLKGKAGRMGEPQAIQLGDLEFTLLYGSKVYTTPFQIRLNKFIADKYPGTEKSYSAFESQVTVLDGENSFDARIYMNNILDYQGYRFFQAQFDPDEKGTILSVNHDFWGTWITYIGYFFLYVGLIWILFDKNSRFADLRRKLDKIREKKAGMLTALVLLFSLGASAQHLHAPAKPSAAVIDSIIHANVIDKEHAANFGNLVIQDYGGRMKPINTFASELLRKVYKKENYQGLTPDQVFLSITQFTIAQQMEGAPNFWYFAPIIELKRGNDKIVEVLGLEAGSKYASFVDFFDDKGNYKLLKYVEEANHASVKNQFQKDYLDLDGKVALLNAAFTGRILTIFPIPQHDNDKWISPLELNESGMTGMDSTFTKNILSRMYVPALFEAKQTQSYAKANEYLEHINTFQHSYGKSVMPSDNKIKFEILYNQYDIFKALYKYYMLAAVLSFIFIIWTILKQSKFASKMIKLGHILTLILFVTHTLGLAVRWYVSGHAPWSDAYESVIYVAWATTLFGLYFGRKSELTIASTAFVTGMILWSAHLNYMDPAISNLQPVLDSYWLIIHVAIIVGSYGPFTLGMILGIVSLILMILTNSKNKKKMDLNIKEITYINEMALTVGLVLLTIGNFLGGQWANESWGRYWGWDPKETWALISIMVYAFVIHARLVPAMRGTWLFNVFSVFAYYAIMMTYFGVNFYLSGLHSYASGDKVITPAIIWWSLAFVTLISVLSFIQYRKHLKK, via the coding sequence ATGGATAAAAAAATCATATCTTTTTTTTCCTCAACCCGATTAATGGCTGTTCTTTTCATTGTATTTGCAGTAGCCCTTGCCCTGGGAACTTTTATTGAGGATCGCTACAATACGACAACCGCTAGGATTCTTATCTATAACACCAAATGGTTTGAGTTAATTATGTTCATTTTCCTACTTAACTTTATAGGAAATATCAAGCGCTACCGCTTATTGTCCAAAGAGAAATGGGCAACCCTTATGTTACACGCCGCCTTTATTTTAATCATGATTGGTGCCTTTATTACGCGCTATATCAGTTTTGAAGGTATGATGCCTATTCGCGAAGGGGAAACGGCAGATAGCATATTCTCAGATAAGACGTTCTTAACAGTTATGGCTGATGGGGAATATGAAGGAGAAACAAGAAGACGTACTTTTGAAATGGATCAATACTTCTCTCAAGTAACGAACAACCACTTCAAAATGAAAAAAGACTTCAATGGTATTCCCTTTGAAGTTGAATACAAAGACTTTGTAATGGCTGCTGAAGAGGTAATCGAAGCAGATCCAAACGGAACAAACTTCTTGAAACTCGTTGAATCTGGTGATGGTGAACGTCATGAACACTACCTAGAAGAAGGAAAAGCAGCGAGTATTCACGGTATTTTATTCGGCTATAACGCTCCTACAGAAGGCGCCATCAACATTACCTCCGAAAATGGTGAATTCTTTATCAATTCTCCTTTTGAAGGAAATTATATGGTCATGGCTGATCAATCTACAGGAAATGTAACAGCCAATGAGAAACAACCTTTAAATTTCCGTTCTCTTTACACCATGGCGGGTACGCAATTTGTATTGCCTGAACTACCGATGAAAGGAAAAACCACTGTTGCTTCAAATGGTGATTTCAAAGATCAGATGACTACGGATGCTTTGATTGTGACTGTTCGCGCTCAAGGTCAAGAAAAAGACGTTGTATTAAAAGGAAAAGCAGGAAGAATGGGCGAACCTCAAGCGATTCAACTGGGTGATTTAGAATTCACCTTGCTGTATGGTAGTAAGGTTTACACAACTCCTTTCCAAATACGCCTGAATAAATTTATCGCAGACAAATATCCAGGTACTGAAAAGAGCTACTCTGCTTTTGAAAGCCAAGTAACGGTTTTAGATGGCGAAAACTCTTTTGATGCGCGTATTTACATGAACAATATTTTAGATTATCAAGGATACCGCTTCTTCCAAGCGCAATTTGACCCAGATGAAAAAGGAACAATTTTATCTGTAAACCACGATTTCTGGGGAACTTGGATTACATATATCGGTTACTTCTTCTTATATGTAGGTTTAATTTGGATTTTATTTGACAAAAATTCGCGTTTCGCTGATTTGAGACGCAAATTAGATAAAATTAGAGAGAAGAAAGCAGGAATGCTAACGGCTCTAGTTCTCTTATTCTCTTTAGGAGCTTCTGCACAGCACTTACACGCACCTGCTAAACCTTCTGCAGCAGTTATTGACTCCATTATTCACGCCAACGTCATCGACAAAGAACACGCCGCTAACTTTGGTAATTTGGTGATTCAAGATTACGGTGGACGCATGAAACCCATCAATACATTCGCTTCAGAATTGTTGAGAAAAGTGTATAAAAAAGAAAACTATCAAGGATTAACTCCTGACCAAGTTTTCTTGTCTATCACCCAGTTTACAATCGCTCAACAAATGGAAGGAGCACCTAACTTCTGGTACTTCGCACCCATTATTGAATTGAAAAGAGGAAATGATAAAATTGTTGAAGTTTTAGGTTTAGAAGCTGGTAGTAAATACGCTTCATTTGTTGACTTTTTTGACGACAAAGGAAACTACAAACTTTTAAAATACGTAGAAGAAGCCAACCACGCTAGCGTAAAGAACCAATTCCAAAAGGATTACTTGGATCTTGATGGCAAGGTCGCTTTATTAAATGCAGCTTTTACAGGGAGAATTTTAACCATCTTCCCTATCCCTCAACACGACAACGACAAATGGATTTCTCCTTTGGAGTTAAATGAATCAGGGATGACGGGAATGGATTCTACCTTTACAAAAAACATTCTTTCTCGCATGTATGTTCCTGCTTTATTTGAAGCAAAACAAACACAAAGTTACGCGAAAGCAAACGAGTATTTAGAACACATCAATACGTTCCAACACTCGTATGGAAAAAGTGTTATGCCGTCAGATAACAAAATTAAATTTGAGATTTTATACAATCAATACGATATTTTTAAAGCCTTGTATAAATACTATATGTTGGCTGCTGTTCTTTCGTTTATCTTTATTATTTGGACGATTTTAAAACAAAGTAAGTTTGCCAGTAAGATGATCAAACTAGGTCATATCTTAACGCTTATCCTCTTTGTTACTCACACCTTAGGTTTAGCTGTACGTTGGTATGTTTCAGGACACGCTCCTTGGAGTGATGCCTATGAATCGGTAATCTATGTTGCTTGGGCAACTACTTTATTTGGACTTTACTTTGGTAGAAAATCAGAGCTTACCATTGCCTCTACAGCCTTTGTTACAGGTATGATCTTATGGAGTGCACACTTAAACTATATGGATCCAGCAATTTCCAACTTACAACCGGTATTGGATTCGTATTGGTTAATTATCCACGTAGCCATTATCGTTGGTAGTTATGGTCCTTTTACTTTGGGGATGATTCTAGGGATTGTATCGTTAATTCTAATGATTCTAACCAATAGTAAGAACAAGAAAAAAATGGATCTAAACATCAAGGAAATCACGTATATCAATGAGATGGCCTTGACTGTAGGTTTAGTACTACTAACCATCGGAAACTTCTTAGGTGGACAATGGGCCAACGAAAGTTGGGGTCGCTATTGGGGATGGGATCCAAAAGAAACCTGGGCTTTAATTAGTATTATGGTTTATGCTTTTGTTATCC
- a CDS encoding pyridoxal phosphate-dependent aminotransferase has product MPKISQKGIDMPESPIRKLVPFAEKAKQKGHYVYHLNIGQPDIKTPVDALQAVKDADIKVLEYSHSAGFESYRIKLAKYYQAHQIDVNAQDIIITTGGSEALMFALGSTMDPGDEIIIPEPFYANYNGFSISNGVTIVPVMSTIDTGFALPAISEFEKLITPKTKAILICNPGNPTGYLYSEEEMKQLAALVIKHDLFLIADEVYREFAYDGFKHISVMSMPELANNAIMIDSVSKRYSMCGARIGCIVSKNKEVMDAAMKFAQARLSPPTFEQIAAEAALDTPQSYFDEVITEYRARRDVFIKALQEIDGVEVTVPNGSFYCVAKFPVKDADHFAKWLLEDYDLNGDTVMIAPAAGFYSTPGVGLNEARMAYVLKKEDLIRSAEVLKEALKVYQTIEK; this is encoded by the coding sequence ATGCCAAAAATCTCTCAAAAAGGCATCGACATGCCTGAGTCTCCGATTAGAAAATTGGTTCCTTTTGCTGAAAAAGCAAAACAAAAAGGACATTATGTTTATCACCTAAACATTGGTCAACCTGATATTAAAACGCCAGTCGACGCTTTACAAGCAGTAAAAGATGCAGATATTAAGGTTCTTGAATACAGTCATTCTGCAGGTTTTGAAAGTTATAGAATCAAATTAGCAAAGTATTATCAAGCACACCAAATTGATGTGAATGCCCAGGATATTATCATCACAACGGGTGGGTCAGAAGCTTTGATGTTTGCTTTGGGGAGCACGATGGATCCCGGTGATGAAATTATTATTCCAGAACCTTTCTATGCTAACTACAACGGATTCTCAATTTCAAATGGTGTTACCATTGTTCCGGTGATGTCGACGATTGATACAGGATTTGCTCTACCGGCTATTAGTGAGTTTGAAAAATTGATTACGCCCAAAACAAAAGCAATCTTAATTTGCAATCCAGGCAACCCTACGGGATACTTGTATTCAGAAGAAGAAATGAAGCAATTGGCTGCTTTGGTTATTAAGCACGATTTGTTTTTAATTGCCGATGAAGTGTACCGTGAATTTGCGTATGACGGATTTAAACATATTTCTGTAATGAGTATGCCAGAATTAGCCAATAACGCGATTATGATTGATTCAGTGTCTAAGCGTTATAGCATGTGTGGGGCTCGTATCGGATGTATTGTCTCTAAAAATAAAGAGGTAATGGATGCAGCAATGAAATTTGCTCAAGCGCGTCTTTCTCCTCCTACCTTTGAACAAATTGCCGCAGAAGCAGCTTTAGATACCCCTCAATCGTATTTTGATGAAGTAATCACAGAGTACAGAGCGCGCCGTGATGTGTTTATTAAAGCACTACAAGAAATCGATGGAGTAGAAGTAACCGTTCCGAATGGTTCTTTTTACTGTGTGGCTAAATTCCCAGTGAAAGACGCCGATCATTTTGCGAAGTGGTTACTAGAAGACTACGACCTAAATGGGGATACGGTAATGATTGCTCCGGCAGCTGGGTTCTATTCTACACCAGGCGTAGGATTAAACGAAGCGCGTATGGCTTATGTATTAAAGAAAGAAGATTTGATTCGCTCAGCCGAAGTTTTAAAAGAAGCTTTGAAAGTGTATCAAACTATCGAAAAATAA
- a CDS encoding beta strand repeat-containing protein has product MKKRLIPIALVMGAISANAQVGIGTATPNKSAELTVHAKDGDRGVLIPSVSLSDTKDKGTIKSGNVNSLLVFNINTAQDVTPGYYYWYIDKWERLTTANDIPAIVVNNFENILNMEGDKVTNLIKNIVRNTEGNVIYEGDKLYYINADGDKVEINFGDIVAENESKTVIVSNTSKKQQYYISESYLQVNDTPTQATIDAWTAGTIPAGVYAIDVVGGVVNNFEEIVNNGPINVDGRTFPTINDYITYLTESTGGFTKIVYDPTTGDAIFQEWNEATNSWVNVNNAKFKKIVTDNESKTVIVSNTLKKQQYYISEAYLQANQLPTQATIDAWTAGTVPAGVYAIDVVGGVINNFQEFVNHGPITVDGRTYPTVNDYITYLTESTGGFTKIVYDSQNRNASFQQWDEATGGWVNVINSKFKKIITDNESQTQIITVNGKQYYVSEAYLAANDGVVPTTVDPTNLPAGIYAIDVVGGVVNNFEEIVKNGPITVDGRTYPTINDYITYLTETTGGFTKIVYDQTTGDAIFQEWDASTNSWVNVDNSKFQTIVTENETVTVLVKNTNGTFTYYNENEIDANGQPKAGATGVTIDPALVIVEDKSKSEGKYIFKDSEGNEIATIDINSDNILYDNTDSGLTSTNVKDALDELANTIATSKGDLTIAGGLEFTGGTDGAAKLLADAGIQIADGGVSTDKIADKAVTSAKLDGGQGVDGRVGVAGADGTITYKTLDEVVKANETVTVLIENTNGTFTYYNESEIDENGQPKAGATGVTIDPKEVSVALNPTTNIYEFKNSNGDVIGEIDANANAITFDDSTTNLNVTNVQGAIEKLLEKITTIEGTTGDLTIAGGLEFTGGTDGAAKLLADAGIQIADGGVSTDKIADKAVTSAKLDGGQGVDGRVGVAGADGTITYKTLDEVVKANETVTVLVKNTNGTFTYYNENEIDANGQPKAGAIGVTIDPALVIVEDKSKSEGKYIFKDSEGNEIATIDINSDNILYDNTDSGLTSTNVKDALDELANTIATSKGDLTIAGGLEFTGGTDGAAKLLADAGIQIADGGVSTDKIADKAVTSAKLDGGQGVDGRVGVAGADGTITYKTLDEVVKANETVTVLIENTNGTFTYYNENEIDENGQPKAGATGVTIDPKEVSVALNPTTNIYEFKNSNGDVIGEIDANANAITFDDSTTNLNVTNVQGAIEKLLEKITTIEGTTGDLTIAGGLEFTGGTDGAAKLLADAGIQIADGGVSTDKIADKAVTSAKLDGGQGVDGRVGVAGADGTITYKTLDEVVKANETVTVLVKNTNGTFTYYNENEIDANGQPKAGATGVTIDPALVIVEDKSKSEGKYIFKDSEGNEIATIDINSDNILYDNTDSGLTSTNVKDALDELANTIATSKGDLTIAGGLEFTGGTDGAAKLLADAGIQIADGGVSTDKIADKAVTSAKLDGGQGVDGRVGVAGADGTITYKTLDEVVKANETVTVLIENTNGTFTYYNESEIDANGQPKAGATGVTIDPKEVSVALNPTTNIYEFKNSNGDVIGEIDANANAITFDDSTTNLNVTNVQGAIEKLLEKITTIEGTTGDLTVAGGLAFTGGTDGTAKLLADAGIEIADLGVTAAKLDGGKGLDGRVGVADADGNVTYELLDTVVKANETVTVLVKNGNGTFTYYNEKQIGTDGQPLSGATGVTIDPKEVSVALNPATNVYEFKNANGDVIGEIDANANAIAFGDINFTSTNVQDALVELLSKITAVEGTKGDLTSASIYVDGGADALLKDAKLDLKGGAKDGQVLVTVTKDVVIGKDSNGDDIIENRKVTEWQDPKEVVAATVTAKNGITVVNDAAGNSEFRLGGPLDAATVITTTGTNTLAIAGLDNVTTNPTANNLVIADASGVLKQTSAKNMIEDVITKGDLEAKKLKGVGITVTAGENAGTNLNTEVVSSLLKDVTLGIADKAVTAGKLDAGTSTSDAPRVGIADQDGNVTYQDLQTVVQAEQKTVVLEDGINTKVSSRVDAANPNETIWKVDVANAVKTVATATALAAADAVILVDADQAPTEGIVITLPTADANNKGKKYTIKKLDTNEDGYVVVAGNIGGLNGKKLETGLPYSGWDFVSDGTQWQIVNKF; this is encoded by the coding sequence ATGAAAAAAAGACTAATACCAATTGCACTTGTAATGGGTGCAATATCAGCAAATGCACAGGTAGGTATTGGAACAGCAACACCGAATAAGTCTGCAGAATTAACTGTTCATGCAAAAGATGGAGATCGTGGGGTGTTGATTCCAAGTGTGTCTTTATCCGATACAAAAGATAAAGGAACAATTAAATCTGGAAACGTGAATAGCTTATTAGTATTCAATATTAATACAGCACAAGACGTTACGCCTGGGTATTACTATTGGTATATCGATAAGTGGGAGCGTTTGACAACAGCAAATGACATACCTGCTATTGTTGTAAATAACTTTGAAAATATCTTAAATATGGAAGGTGATAAGGTGACAAACCTTATCAAAAATATTGTTAGAAATACGGAAGGTAATGTAATTTATGAAGGGGATAAATTATATTACATCAATGCCGATGGAGACAAGGTTGAAATCAATTTTGGCGATATCGTTGCGGAGAATGAAAGTAAAACTGTTATTGTTTCTAATACATCAAAGAAACAACAGTATTATATTTCAGAATCGTATTTACAAGTTAACGACACTCCTACACAAGCAACAATTGATGCATGGACTGCAGGTACTATACCAGCAGGTGTGTATGCGATTGATGTAGTAGGAGGTGTTGTTAACAATTTTGAAGAAATTGTAAATAATGGTCCTATTAATGTAGACGGACGTACGTTCCCTACAATTAATGACTACATCACGTATTTAACTGAAAGTACAGGTGGGTTTACTAAGATTGTTTACGATCCAACAACGGGGGATGCTATTTTTCAAGAATGGAATGAAGCTACAAATAGTTGGGTAAATGTAAACAATGCTAAATTCAAAAAGATTGTTACAGATAATGAGAGTAAAACAGTAATTGTTTCTAATACATTAAAGAAACAACAATACTATATTTCTGAAGCCTATTTACAAGCAAATCAATTGCCTACACAAGCGACAATTGACGCTTGGACTGCAGGGACTGTACCAGCAGGAGTATATGCGATTGACGTAGTAGGAGGGGTGATAAATAACTTCCAAGAGTTTGTTAACCACGGACCTATTACTGTAGATGGACGTACGTATCCAACAGTAAACGATTATATTACTTATTTAACGGAAAGTACTGGTGGATTTACAAAAATCGTTTACGACAGCCAAAATAGAAATGCAAGTTTCCAACAATGGGATGAAGCTACAGGTGGCTGGGTAAATGTAATCAACAGCAAATTCAAAAAAATCATTACAGATAATGAGAGCCAAACGCAAATCATTACGGTAAATGGTAAACAATATTACGTATCAGAGGCTTATTTAGCTGCAAATGACGGAGTAGTTCCTACAACAGTAGATCCTACAAACTTACCAGCAGGTATTTATGCGATAGATGTAGTAGGAGGTGTTGTAAATAACTTTGAAGAGATCGTAAAGAACGGTCCAATCACAGTTGATGGACGTACTTATCCTACAATTAACGATTACATCACGTATTTGACAGAAACTACGGGTGGATTTACCAAGATTGTTTACGATCAAACAACAGGAGATGCGATTTTTCAAGAATGGGATGCTTCTACAAATTCATGGGTAAATGTAGATAATAGCAAATTCCAAACGATTGTTACTGAAAACGAAACGGTTACTGTATTAGTTAAAAATACAAACGGAACGTTTACGTACTATAACGAAAACGAGATTGATGCAAACGGTCAACCAAAAGCTGGTGCGACAGGTGTAACGATTGATCCAGCTTTAGTTATTGTAGAAGATAAGTCTAAATCAGAAGGTAAATACATTTTTAAAGATTCTGAAGGAAATGAAATCGCAACGATTGACATCAATTCAGATAATATTCTTTACGACAATACAGATTCAGGTCTAACATCAACGAATGTAAAAGACGCTTTAGATGAATTAGCCAATACAATTGCAACGTCAAAAGGAGACTTAACTATTGCAGGTGGATTAGAATTCACAGGAGGAACAGATGGAGCAGCAAAATTATTAGCTGACGCTGGAATCCAAATTGCAGATGGTGGAGTATCAACCGATAAAATTGCAGACAAAGCGGTTACTTCAGCTAAATTAGATGGAGGTCAAGGAGTTGATGGACGTGTAGGTGTAGCGGGTGCTGATGGAACTATCACATACAAAACACTAGACGAAGTAGTAAAAGCAAACGAAACAGTTACGGTATTAATTGAAAATACAAACGGAACGTTTACATACTACAACGAAAGCGAGATTGATGAAAACGGTCAACCAAAAGCTGGTGCGACAGGTGTAACGATCGATCCAAAAGAAGTATCAGTTGCTTTAAATCCAACAACTAACATCTATGAGTTCAAAAACTCAAACGGAGATGTAATCGGAGAAATTGACGCTAACGCTAATGCAATTACTTTCGATGACTCAACAACAAACCTAAACGTTACAAACGTACAAGGAGCGATTGAGAAGTTGTTAGAAAAAATCACAACGATTGAAGGAACAACAGGAGACTTAACTATTGCAGGTGGATTAGAATTCACAGGAGGAACAGATGGAGCAGCAAAATTATTAGCTGATGCTGGAATTCAAATTGCAGATGGTGGAGTATCAACAGATAAAATTGCTGACAAAGCGGTTACTTCAGCTAAATTAGATGGAGGTCAAGGAGTTGATGGACGTGTAGGTGTAGCAGGTGCTGATGGAACTATCACATACAAAACACTAGACGAAGTAGTAAAAGCAAACGAAACAGTTACGGTATTAGTTAAAAATACAAACGGAACGTTTACGTACTATAACGAAAACGAGATTGATGCAAACGGTCAACCAAAAGCTGGTGCGATAGGTGTAACGATTGATCCAGCTTTAGTTATTGTAGAAGATAAGTCTAAATCAGAAGGTAAATACATTTTTAAAGATTCTGAAGGAAATGAAATCGCAACGATTGACATCAATTCAGATAATATTCTTTACGACAATACAGATTCAGGTCTAACATCAACGAATGTAAAAGACGCTTTAGATGAATTAGCCAATACAATTGCAACGTCAAAAGGAGACTTAACTATTGCAGGTGGATTAGAATTCACAGGAGGAACAGATGGAGCAGCAAAATTATTAGCTGACGCTGGAATCCAAATTGCAGATGGTGGAGTATCAACCGATAAAATTGCAGACAAAGCGGTTACTTCAGCTAAATTAGATGGAGGTCAAGGAGTTGATGGACGTGTAGGTGTAGCGGGTGCTGATGGAACTATCACATACAAAACACTAGACGAAGTAGTAAAAGCAAACGAAACAGTTACGGTATTAATTGAAAATACAAACGGAACGTTTACGTACTATAATGAAAACGAGATTGATGAAAACGGTCAACCAAAAGCTGGTGCGACAGGTGTAACGATCGATCCAAAAGAAGTATCAGTTGCTTTAAATCCAACAACTAACATCTATGAGTTCAAAAACTCAAACGGAGATGTAATCGGAGAAATTGACGCTAACGCTAATGCAATTACTTTCGATGACTCAACAACAAACCTAAACGTTACAAACGTACAAGGAGCGATTGAGAAGTTGTTAGAAAAAATCACAACGATTGAAGGAACAACAGGAGACTTAACTATTGCAGGTGGATTAGAATTCACAGGAGGAACAGATGGAGCAGCAAAATTATTAGCTGACGCTGGAATTCAAATTGCAGATGGTGGAGTATCAACAGATAAAATTGCTGACAAAGCGGTTACTTCAGCTAAATTAGATGGAGGTCAAGGAGTTGATGGACGTGTAGGTGTAGCAGGTGCTGATGGAACTATCACATACAAAACACTAGACGAAGTAGTAAAAGCAAACGAAACGGTTACTGTATTAGTTAAAAATACAAACGGAACGTTTACGTACTATAACGAAAACGAGATTGATGCAAACGGTCAACCAAAAGCTGGTGCGACAGGTGTAACGATTGATCCAGCTTTAGTTATTGTAGAAGATAAGTCTAAATCAGAAGGTAAATACATTTTTAAAGATTCTGAAGGAAATGAAATCGCAACGATTGACATCAATTCAGATAATATTCTTTACGACAATACAGATTCAGGTCTAACATCAACGAATGTAAAAGACGCTTTAGATGAATTAGCCAATACAATTGCAACGTCAAAAGGAGACTTAACTATTGCAGGTGGATTAGAATTCACAGGAGGAACAGATGGAGCAGCAAAATTATTAGCTGACGCTGGAATCCAAATTGCAGATGGTGGAGTATCAACCGATAAAATTGCAGACAAAGCGGTTACTTCAGCTAAATTAGATGGAGGTCAAGGAGTTGATGGACGTGTAGGTGTAGCGGGTGCTGATGGAACTATCACATACAAAACACTAGACGAAGTAGTAAAAGCAAACGAAACAGTTACGGTATTAATTGAAAATACAAACGGAACGTTTACATACTACAACGAAAGCGAGATTGATGCAAACGGTCAACCAAAAGCTGGTGCGACAGGTGTAACGATCGATCCAAAAGAAGTATCAGTTGCTTTAAATCCAACAACTAACATCTATGAGTTCAAAAACTCAAACGGAGATGTAATCGGAGAAATTGACGCTAACGCTAATGCAATTACTTTCGATGACTCAACAACAAACCTAAACGTTACAAACGTACAAGGAGCGATTGAGAAGTTGTTAGAAAAAATCACAACGATTGAAGGAACAACAGGTGATTTAACTGTAGCAGGTGGATTAGCCTTCACAGGAGGAACAGATGGAACAGCTAAATTATTAGCAGACGCTGGAATCGAAATCGCTGATTTAGGAGTTACCGCAGCTAAATTAGATGGTGGAAAAGGATTAGACGGACGTGTAGGTGTTGCTGATGCAGATGGAAATGTAACCTATGAATTGCTTGATACGGTAGTAAAAGCAAACGAAACGGTAACGGTATTAGTTAAAAACGGAAACGGAACGTTTACGTACTATAACGAAAAGCAAATTGGTACAGATGGTCAACCTTTATCTGGTGCGACAGGCGTAACGATTGATCCAAAAGAAGTATCGGTTGCTTTAAATCCAGCAACCAATGTATACGAGTTCAAAAACGCAAACGGAGATGTAATTGGAGAAATTGACGCCAATGCCAATGCAATTGCTTTCGGAGATATAAACTTTACGTCAACCAATGTGCAAGATGCTTTAGTTGAATTGCTAAGCAAAATTACAGCGGTTGAGGGGACAAAAGGTGATTTAACGTCAGCGTCTATTTATGTAGATGGTGGAGCAGATGCTTTATTGAAAGATGCGAAATTAGACCTTAAAGGAGGAGCGAAAGACGGACAAGTATTAGTGACGGTAACGAAAGATGTTGTTATAGGAAAAGATTCAAATGGTGATGATATCATAGAAAATCGCAAAGTAACAGAATGGCAAGATCCAAAAGAAGTGGTTGCTGCTACCGTAACTGCGAAGAATGGTATTACAGTAGTGAATGATGCGGCTGGAAACAGTGAGTTTAGATTAGGAGGGCCTTTAGATGCGGCAACCGTAATTACAACAACTGGAACTAATACCTTAGCAATTGCAGGATTAGACAACGTAACAACAAATCCAACAGCAAACAACTTAGTAATTGCAGATGCCTCTGGGGTATTAAAACAAACTTCGGCGAAAAACATGATCGAAGATGTGATTACAAAAGGTGATCTAGAAGCTAAAAAGCTAAAAGGGGTAGGAATTACCGTGACTGCTGGTGAAAATGCGGGTACGAATTTGAATACAGAAGTAGTGAGTTCTTTATTAAAAGACGTGACTTTAGGTATTGCAGACAAAGCGGTAACCGCAGGTAAATTAGACGCAGGAACAAGTACATCAGATGCACCACGTGTTGGAATCGCAGATCAAGATGGAAACGTAACCTACCAAGATTTACAAACGGTGGTGCAAGCAGAACAAAAAACAGTGGTACTTGAAGATGGTATCAATACGAAAGTATCAAGCCGTGTAGATGCAGCGAATCCAAACGAAACGATTTGGAAAGTAGATGTGGCAAACGCTGTGAAAACAGTAGCAACCGCAACCGCATTAGCAGCAGCAGACGCCGTGATATTGGTCGATGCAGATCAAGCACCAACAGAAGGTATTGTCATTACACTACCAACAGCAGACGCAAATAACAAAGGAAAAAAATACACTATTAAAAAACTAGACACGAACGAAGACGGTTATGTGGTTGTTGCAGGGAACATCGGAGGATTAAACGGTAAAAAGCTAGAAACAGGCTTACCATACTCAGGATGGGACTTCGTATCAGATGGTACACAATGGCAAATCGTTAACAAATTTTAA